The following proteins are encoded in a genomic region of Chloracidobacterium sp.:
- a CDS encoding UbiD family decarboxylase, whose amino-acid sequence MHKDLRSFIELLRRENELIEVNVEVDPYLEIAEIHRRVIEDGGKALFFTNVKGSDFPVVTNLFGTKRRIDLSFGPRPLEFVKRVVQAAEELLPPTLSKLWQFRGLAMQASHIGLKKVSNAPILESRQSSVDLDRLPLLQLWPDDGGHFITLPLVYTESPSTGKHNLGMYRIQRFDAATTGMHWQIGKGGGFHYFEAEQRSEPLPVTIFLGGPPALILSAIAPLPEGVPELMLASLLAGEKLRALTDPRCRHRLLADAEFAICGSVAPKERRPEGPFGDHYGYYSLQHEYPVFRAETVFHRKDAIYPATIVGKPRQEDFFIGDYLQELLLPLIPLVMPAVRDLWSYGETGFHSLTAAIVRERYEREALSAGFRILGEGQLTLTKFLLVTDKEQDLRDFKTVFEYILARADWQRDLHILSQTAFDTLDYASGKVNHGSKAILLGVGNAKRELIREFRGSLPAGISAAEPFCAGCLVVQGPSYETSPGLGKEIAACGIFDEWQVIVLHDDIEFARSTEKFLWATWTRFDPARDIYAKDVSLKNNHIGYTSPIVIDARMKPWYPKEVEADEATVELVNNRWGVYFR is encoded by the coding sequence ATGCACAAAGACCTTCGTTCATTCATCGAACTTCTCCGGCGTGAGAACGAGCTGATCGAGGTCAATGTTGAGGTTGATCCGTATCTTGAGATCGCCGAGATCCATCGCCGTGTGATCGAAGACGGCGGCAAAGCCCTTTTTTTCACGAACGTCAAGGGCTCCGATTTTCCGGTCGTTACCAATCTGTTCGGTACAAAGCGACGCATCGATCTTTCGTTCGGCCCGCGGCCTCTTGAGTTCGTAAAACGTGTCGTGCAAGCCGCCGAAGAGCTTTTGCCGCCGACCCTATCGAAGTTATGGCAGTTTCGCGGTCTCGCGATGCAAGCCTCGCACATTGGCCTTAAGAAGGTCTCAAACGCCCCGATTCTCGAATCGCGGCAGTCGAGTGTCGATCTTGATCGCTTGCCGCTTTTGCAGTTGTGGCCCGACGACGGCGGCCATTTCATCACGCTGCCGCTGGTCTATACGGAAAGCCCTTCGACCGGCAAACACAATCTCGGAATGTACCGCATCCAGCGTTTTGATGCGGCGACGACGGGAATGCATTGGCAGATCGGCAAAGGCGGCGGTTTTCATTATTTCGAGGCCGAACAAAGAAGCGAACCGCTGCCCGTTACGATCTTTCTTGGCGGGCCGCCTGCATTGATACTTTCAGCAATAGCACCGCTGCCCGAAGGCGTGCCGGAATTGATGCTCGCATCACTCCTCGCGGGAGAAAAGCTTAGAGCACTTACCGACCCGCGTTGCCGTCATAGACTGCTTGCGGATGCCGAGTTTGCCATTTGCGGTAGCGTTGCTCCCAAAGAGCGCCGGCCCGAAGGCCCTTTCGGCGATCATTACGGCTATTATTCGCTGCAGCACGAGTATCCGGTCTTCCGTGCCGAAACTGTCTTTCATCGCAAAGACGCCATCTATCCGGCAACTATCGTCGGCAAGCCCCGACAGGAAGATTTCTTTATCGGCGACTACCTGCAGGAACTGCTCTTGCCGCTGATACCTCTCGTAATGCCCGCCGTTCGCGATCTTTGGAGTTACGGAGAAACCGGTTTTCATTCACTCACCGCTGCGATCGTACGCGAACGCTACGAACGAGAGGCCCTTTCGGCTGGATTCCGGATACTTGGTGAAGGGCAGTTGACGCTCACGAAATTCCTGCTTGTTACCGACAAGGAGCAGGATCTTCGTGACTTCAAAACAGTTTTTGAGTACATTCTCGCTCGCGCGGATTGGCAGCGTGACCTTCACATTCTGAGCCAGACCGCCTTTGATACGCTTGATTACGCAAGCGGAAAGGTGAACCACGGCAGCAAGGCAATTCTGTTGGGTGTCGGTAATGCAAAACGTGAACTTATCCGCGAATTTCGCGGATCGCTTCCGGCCGGTATTTCCGCGGCTGAGCCGTTCTGCGCCGGCTGTCTCGTCGTCCAAGGGCCGTCGTACGAAACCTCTCCTGGGCTAGGCAAAGAGATCGCCGCGTGCGGCATTTTCGACGAATGGCAGGTCATAGTTCTCCACGACGATATCGAGTTCGCCCGCTCGACCGAGAAGTTCCTCTGGGCAACTTGGACCCGCTTCGATCCTGCACGCGACATCTACGCGAAGGATGTCTCGCTCAAGAATAATCACATCGGGTACACCTCACCGATCGTCATCGACGCTCGAATGAAACCTTGGTATCCGAAAGAAGTAGAAGCGGATGAAGCGACGGTCGAACTCGTGAACAATCGCTGGGGAGTGTATTTTCGATAA